The following proteins are co-located in the Melanotaenia boesemani isolate fMelBoe1 chromosome 5, fMelBoe1.pri, whole genome shotgun sequence genome:
- the ankrd53 gene encoding ankyrin repeat domain-containing protein 53 isoform X2, protein MLPAVAAQSPERTENKQDLPELHVACLYGELISIQNLVEAKQWWINSSDSQGHRPLHMVLFFGASPNTSACLRYLLEHEADVNATTHSGQTPLHLAASKGLLRCVEMLVKAGADLMKKDSMGHTPLDLARIWCHRKVARYLKSCLWHADKKREMEERKLVQALYGDLVNTAKQKNNDKKTLTDEKMAEWANKKGLPLLKDFSSRVQRVSQYHAQCLLPDQTSYKPKQSKSLCKRKPDDPQEVRSTQLKQPAALSTSPWSIFMGLQPEKPPAELDLRDSVTLWKDTNSRQLQYSTKWDDMPHSIPKLPLDVVERVLFPRAFPSRIATLQQFEPQNIDKVQHLGCPQGRRTSPWTEMAMHLAEMLEPGHY, encoded by the exons ATGTTACCAGCTGTCGCTGCTCAGAGTCCAGAGAGGACGGAAAACAAACAG GATCTGCCAGAGCTTCATGTGGCTTGCCTTTATGGGGAACTCATTTCCATCCAGAACCTGGTGGAGGCCAAGCAGTGGTGGATCAACAGCAGTGATTCCCAGGGACACCGCCCACTTCACATGGTCTTGTTCTTCGGGGCCTCCCCCAACACCTCTGCCTGCCTCAGATACCTACTCGAGCATGAAGCTGATGTCAATGC CACCACACACTCAGGGCAGACCCCACTGCACCTGGCTGCCTCCAAGGGCCTCCTCAGGTGCGTAGAGATGCTGGTGAAGGCTGGagcagacctgatgaagaaggACAGCATGGGGCATACACCTCTGGACTTGGCTCGTATATGGTGCCACAGGAAAGTAGCAAG GTATCTGAAAAGCTGTTTGTGGCATGCAGACAAGAAGAGAGAAATGGAGGAAAGAAAATTGGTTCAAGCATTATACGGAGATCTTGTGAATACtgccaaacagaaaaataatgataaaaag ACACTCACTGATGAGAAGATGGCGGAGTGGGCAAACAAGAAAGGCTTGCCTCTCCTGAAGGATTTCTCTTCCAGAGTGCAGAGAGTGAGCCAGTACCATGCACAGTGTCTGTTACCAGACCAGACCAGctataaaccaaaacaaagcaaaagctTGTGTAAGCGCAAGCCAGATGACCCTCAGGAAGTAAGGAGCACTCAGTTAAAGCAACCTGCAGCCTTATCTACCAGTCCCTGGAGTATTTTCATGGGCCTCCAGCCAGAGAAACCCCCTGCAGAGCTGGACCTCAGAGACAGTGTCACATTGTGGAAGGACACTAACAGCAGACAGCTTCAGTACAGCACCAAGTGGGATGACATGCCTCATTCCATCCCTAAACTACCTCTGGATGTGGTTGAAAGGGTGCTGTTCCCAAGAGCGTTCCCCTCAAGGATCGCCACACTGCAGCAGTTTGAGCCACAGAATATTGACAAGGTCCAACATCTAGGATGCCCTCAGGGGCGGCGCACCTCCCCTTGGACAGAGATGGCCATGCACCTGGCTGAGATGCTAGAGCCTGGACACTACTGA
- the ankrd53 gene encoding ankyrin repeat domain-containing protein 53 isoform X1, with the protein MNLSFPCYRVSMATMEAVNKPGRQKRGKCKVGNRSRRAPSSSGQMLPAVAAQSPERTENKQDLPELHVACLYGELISIQNLVEAKQWWINSSDSQGHRPLHMVLFFGASPNTSACLRYLLEHEADVNATTHSGQTPLHLAASKGLLRCVEMLVKAGADLMKKDSMGHTPLDLARIWCHRKVARYLKSCLWHADKKREMEERKLVQALYGDLVNTAKQKNNDKKTLTDEKMAEWANKKGLPLLKDFSSRVQRVSQYHAQCLLPDQTSYKPKQSKSLCKRKPDDPQEVRSTQLKQPAALSTSPWSIFMGLQPEKPPAELDLRDSVTLWKDTNSRQLQYSTKWDDMPHSIPKLPLDVVERVLFPRAFPSRIATLQQFEPQNIDKVQHLGCPQGRRTSPWTEMAMHLAEMLEPGHY; encoded by the exons GAACCGGTCCCGCAGAGCCCCGTCTTCCAGTGGGCAGATGTTACCAGCTGTCGCTGCTCAGAGTCCAGAGAGGACGGAAAACAAACAG GATCTGCCAGAGCTTCATGTGGCTTGCCTTTATGGGGAACTCATTTCCATCCAGAACCTGGTGGAGGCCAAGCAGTGGTGGATCAACAGCAGTGATTCCCAGGGACACCGCCCACTTCACATGGTCTTGTTCTTCGGGGCCTCCCCCAACACCTCTGCCTGCCTCAGATACCTACTCGAGCATGAAGCTGATGTCAATGC CACCACACACTCAGGGCAGACCCCACTGCACCTGGCTGCCTCCAAGGGCCTCCTCAGGTGCGTAGAGATGCTGGTGAAGGCTGGagcagacctgatgaagaaggACAGCATGGGGCATACACCTCTGGACTTGGCTCGTATATGGTGCCACAGGAAAGTAGCAAG GTATCTGAAAAGCTGTTTGTGGCATGCAGACAAGAAGAGAGAAATGGAGGAAAGAAAATTGGTTCAAGCATTATACGGAGATCTTGTGAATACtgccaaacagaaaaataatgataaaaag ACACTCACTGATGAGAAGATGGCGGAGTGGGCAAACAAGAAAGGCTTGCCTCTCCTGAAGGATTTCTCTTCCAGAGTGCAGAGAGTGAGCCAGTACCATGCACAGTGTCTGTTACCAGACCAGACCAGctataaaccaaaacaaagcaaaagctTGTGTAAGCGCAAGCCAGATGACCCTCAGGAAGTAAGGAGCACTCAGTTAAAGCAACCTGCAGCCTTATCTACCAGTCCCTGGAGTATTTTCATGGGCCTCCAGCCAGAGAAACCCCCTGCAGAGCTGGACCTCAGAGACAGTGTCACATTGTGGAAGGACACTAACAGCAGACAGCTTCAGTACAGCACCAAGTGGGATGACATGCCTCATTCCATCCCTAAACTACCTCTGGATGTGGTTGAAAGGGTGCTGTTCCCAAGAGCGTTCCCCTCAAGGATCGCCACACTGCAGCAGTTTGAGCCACAGAATATTGACAAGGTCCAACATCTAGGATGCCCTCAGGGGCGGCGCACCTCCCCTTGGACAGAGATGGCCATGCACCTGGCTGAGATGCTAGAGCCTGGACACTACTGA